A segment of the Streptomyces sp. P9-A2 genome:
GGTCGAAGGCTTCCCCGTCGGACTCGTCGAGGCGATGCTCGCCGGCCGCGCGACGGTGTCGACGGACGTCGGCGCGGTGGTCGAGGTCATCGGCGGTACCGGACTCGTCGTACCGCCGCGCGATCCACGGGCGCTCGCCGAGGCGTGCGTGTCGTTGCTGCGTGACCCCGAGCGTCGCGCGCGCCTCGGCGCCGCCGCGCGCGCCCGCGCACTCGAACTGTTCACCGTCGAGCAGAACGTCGCCGCGTTCCACGACCTGTACCTGGAGACCGTCGCGCGCACCCCGGTCCGCCGCGTCCTCCTGAACGGCACGGGCGATCCCGTGCCCTTCGCCGCCCCGGTCGAGGCCCACGTACCCGGCCGCTGGGCCGACCCCGCCTCCCGCAAGCCGCCCCGCGCCGCCCCCGCCTGGGCCACGGACACGCCGGTACGGGCCGCCTGCCCCGCTCGGTCCGCCACCACCCGGCCCGTACCCTCTCCGGCTCGGCCGGCGACCAACCCGGTGCCGGGCGCGTCACCGGTCCCCACGACGGAGGCGGCACGATGACGGGCCTCGACGAACTGGACCGCGAGTCCGCGCGGCCCGGCGCCGGCCAAGGCGCCGCCGACCCCGTGAAGGCGCTGCTGCACCGCCATCGCGAGCTGTGCGAGCGCGCGGTGGACCCCCTGGAGATCGCGGCGGGCCTGGAGGCGCACGGCGTCACCGACCGGACCGCCGCGCGCTTCAAGCACCGGGACGTCTTCTCCCTCGCGGAGGAGCTGTACGCCCGGATCCCGCGCGACGGCGACACCCCCCGTCCCTCCGCCGCCACGACCGCCCCGGGGCTCCGCGCCGGCTGGATCGTTCTCACCCTGCTCCCCGGCGTCCTCGGCCTCGCGTCGGTGGCCGCCCTGCGCCTCACCCACGGCCAGAGCCGCTTCTACGCGGTCGCCGCGGGCGTTCTCGTCATCGCCCTGGCCATGTGCGCGGCCCTTCGACGCGGCAGCCCGCCCGGCACTCCGCCCGCGACCTCCACCCCGCCCACCAGGGGCACGGCGGCCTGGACCTGCTGGCTCATCGGCTACGCCCTCCTGGGCGACGGACTGCTCCACACCGCGCTCACCGGCGGCCCCGACAGCCCGCCCACCGGCGGCCCCGACGGCGACTGGGCGCTCGCCGTAGCCCCGGCCCTGGCCCTCACCCTGGCCTTCGCCCCCGGGGCCTGGAGCGCCCGGTTCTTCGCCGTACGGGCCCGCCGCAAGGTCGTGGCCAGCCGCGGCCTCGAAGACTTCGCCGACTCCGTGCGCCCCCTGCTGTTCGGATCCTTCGCCCTGTTCCTGTGCGCCCTGGCCGCTCTCTCCGCCCTCTGCGCCACGGCCCTGGACGAGCACTTCGTCCCTCACGAAGTGCTCACCCTGGGCGCCCTCCTCTTCCTGGCCCGCCTCCTCGCCCTCCACGGCTTCACCCACGCGCCGAAGGTGATCCTCGCGGCCACGGCCCTCGCCCAGACGGCGGCCCTGGCCACGGTCTTCGCGGCCCGTCTGCCCGGCTGCGGGGCGCTGGCCGCCCCCGTGGAAACCCTGGCCACCGCCTGGGACCCCGGTGGCGTGGCCACCCTCACCTGCGGCGCGGCCGCCCTGACCCTCCTGATCCACGCAGCCCGCACCCTCACCCGAGCCTCGGCCCACGCCCAGCCGGAGGCACCACCCCAAGGAGACCCCGCATGATCACCCGCCCAGCAGCCTCGGCCGTCACAGGAGCCACCCGATGAGAGTCCTGCTGATCGGAGCCAACGGGTACATCGGCCGCTTCGTCGCCGACCGTCTGCTCGCCGACCCGGCCGTCCAGCTCACCGTCCTCGGCCGCGGCGACGACGCCGACGTCCGCTTCGACCTCGCCACCGGCAGCCCCGGCGCACTCACCCGGTTCCTCGACGCCGTCCACCCCGGCGTCGTGGTCAACTGCGCCGGCACCACCCGCGGCGGAGCCCGCGACCTCACCCGGCACAACACCGTCGCCGTCGCCACCGTCTGCGAGGCCCTGCGCCGCAGCGGCTGCGGCGCCCGGCTCGTGCAGCTCGGCTGCAGTGCCGAATACGGACCCAGCCAGGCCAACTCCTCCACGGCGGAGGACGCGGTCCCCCGCCCCGGCGGCCCGTACGGCGTGAGCAAGCTCGCCGCGACCGAACTCGTCCTCGGCTCCGGCCTGGACGCCGTGGTCCTGCGGGTCTTCTCGCCCGCGGGGCCCGGCACCCCCGCCGGTTCGCCGCTCGGCCGCCTCGCCGAGGCCATGCGCCGCGCCATGCAGTCCGGCGACGGCGAACTGAAACTCGGCGGTCTCGGCGTCCAGCGCGACTTCGTCGACGTCCGGGACGTGGCCCGTGCCGTGCACGCGGCCTCGCTCTCCGCCGCGCAGGGGGTCATCAACATCGGTTCGGGCCGTGCCGTGCGGCTGAGGGACGCCGCCGCGGTACTCGCCCGCGTGGCCGGATACGGCGGCACCCTCCAGGAGCTCGACGGCCCGC
Coding sequences within it:
- a CDS encoding NAD-dependent epimerase/dehydratase family protein, with amino-acid sequence MRVLLIGANGYIGRFVADRLLADPAVQLTVLGRGDDADVRFDLATGSPGALTRFLDAVHPGVVVNCAGTTRGGARDLTRHNTVAVATVCEALRRSGCGARLVQLGCSAEYGPSQANSSTAEDAVPRPGGPYGVSKLAATELVLGSGLDAVVLRVFSPAGPGTPAGSPLGRLAEAMRRAMQSGDGELKLGGLGVQRDFVDVRDVARAVHAASLSAAQGVINIGSGRAVRLRDAAAVLARVAGYGGTLQELDGPPGAHASHGGHLGHTGHTAHTAHTPHLRSAIGHPRGESDPHAASVGFPYPDGCGNWQQADVRTARDRLGWRPRINLEESLADIWMEAACRI